One genomic segment of Panicum virgatum strain AP13 chromosome 2N, P.virgatum_v5, whole genome shotgun sequence includes these proteins:
- the LOC120660753 gene encoding uncharacterized protein LOC120660753 produces the protein MAAAVAAAHLLCPAPAASPAKPLQQLPTRGRRTHGAKPSRCLPCRASLGPDGSLAMLGAPGPRPAPPMRRPYLREHSCLIFPPPLGRRPVAVVKFLGGAFIGAVPEVTYGYLLELLAREGFLVVCVPYNVTFNHEAAAREVFDRFHACYDALLASGLPEAGLSAPDIAELPLYSVGHSNGALLQLLVGSYFAEKIPKANAIVSFNNRPASEAVPYFEQIGPLLSQLMPMMEASPVYSVARNASGDAWKALFDLAGGFIREYDQEAMVSLSKFVDQLPSVMNQVTEGVSEFKPTPPENREFCKNSYSVPNTLLVKFSVDAIDDTDIVEDVLRPRVDSIGGQIKKVILSGTHLTPCIQDVKWQVGSEYTPADAVAQGLKSLALNETRVLSRTIADWLRSL, from the exons atggcggcggcggtggcggcggctcacCTCCTCTGCCCCGCACCGGCCGCTTCTCCCGCAAAACCCCTGCAGCAGCTCCCTACCCGCGGCCGCCGCACCCACGGGGCCAAACCTTCGAGATGCTTACCCTGCCGCGCGTCCCTCGGCCCTGATGGCTCGCTGGCCATGCTTGGGGCCCCCGGTCccaggccggcgccgccgatgaGGAGGCCGTACCTCCGGGAGCACTCCTGCCTCATCTTCCCGCccccgctcggccgccgcccggtCGCGGTCGTCAAGTTCCTCGGCGGAGCCTTCATCGGCGCCGTCCCCGAGGTCACCTACGG CTACCTGCTGGAGCTCCTGGCGCGGGAGGGCTTCCTCGTGGTGTGCGTGCCGTACAACGTCACCTTCAACCACGAGGCCGCCGCGCGGGAGGTCTTCGACAGGTTCCACGCCTGCTACGACGCGCTCCTCGCCTCGGGGCTTCCGGAGGCTGGGCTGAGCGCGCCGGACATCGCGGAGCTCCCGCTCTACTCTGTTGGCCACAG CAACGGGGCGCTGCTTCAGCTGCTGGTGGGGAGCTACTTTGCAGAGAAGATACCAAAG GCTAACGCCATTGTCTCATTCAACAATAGGCCGGCTTCAGAGGCTGTTCCTTACTTTGAACAG ATAGGCCCACTCTTAAGTCAACTGATGCCTATGATGGAGGCATCACCTGTTTATTCTGTGGCCAGAAATGCATCAG GAGATGCATGGAAGGCTCTGTTTGATTTAGCTGGAGGTTTTATACGTGAGTATGATCAAGAAGCTATGGTTTCTCTGAGCAAATTTGTTGATCAGTTACCGTCAGTCATGAATCAG GTTACAGAAGGTGTGTCTGAATTCAAACCAACACCACCTGAAAACCGTGAATTCTGCAAGAATTCCTACAGCGTACCCAATACATTATTG GTCAAATTCAGTGTTGATGCAATTGATGATACAGACATTGTTGAAGATGTCCTGAGACCCCGAGTTGACTCAATTGGTGGACAAATAAAGAAAGTTATACTCTCAGGAACACACCTAACTCCATGTATACAG GATGTGAAATGGCAAGTTGGTTCAGAATACACTCCAGCAGATGCTGTTGCCCAGGGTTTGAAATCATTGGCTCTGAATGAAACaagggttctctcaagaactatcGCTGATTGGCTTAGATCCCTTTAA